GGGCAGTGTGCGTCGCTGGTGGCGTGGCGTGGGCCGGCCGAGAACGCGGCCGGTCATCCGACGTTCAGTTCCTATTCCTTTTACGACCTCTACTACTCCCAGCTGCAGCTCCTGGAAGGGGTGAAGCCGGACGTCGACCCGGCGGCGTTCAAGGGTGCCATCGTCGTCGTCGGCGGCAGTGGCGAGGGGTTGAAGGAGGCGTTCACGACGCCCTTCCCAGCCGGGGCGATCGATGGCCCCGAAGTCCACGCCAACGTCATTGATGGCCTGCTGGCGGGACGGTCGATGACACCCGTGGCATCGTGGGTCGGTGTCGCGCTCACCGTGGGACTGGCGTTCGTGGTCGCCGCCATCGGGCTTGGTGCCAATGCCTGGGTCACCGGCGTGGCGTCGCTCGCAGTCCTTCTCGTGCTGGCGGGGGTGTCGGTGATGCGTTTCGCGAGCGGATCCTGGATTCCGATTGCCGTGCCCAGTCTCGCCATCGTCTTTGCGTTTGTCGGCGATCTCGCGTGGAAGTACGTGGTCGAGGGGCGCGAGAAGCGGCAGGTCAAGAAGCTGTTCTCACGCTACGTCTCGAAGGACGTCTACGACCAACTGGTAGCGGATCCGTCACTGGCGGCACTAGGCGGCGCGCGGCGGAGCATGACCGTGCTGTTCTCCGACGTGCGTGGCTTCACGGCGATGTCGGAGAAGGGATCGCCTGAAGAGGTGGTCGCGCAGCTCAATGAGTACTTCTCGCGCATGGTCGAGGTGGTGTTCGACCATCGCGGCACCGTCGACAAGTTCGTCGGCGACATGGTGATGGCGCTGTACGGCGCGCCGCTCGACGATGACGACCACGCCGAGCACGCCGTGCAGACGGCGCTGGCCATGGCCGTGGCGCTTGGCGAGCTGAACACCCGTTGGCAGGCCGAGGGGCGCACCACCCTCGACATCGGCATCGGCATCAATACCGGCGACATGGTCGCCGGCAACATCGGGTCCGACACGATCATGAGCTACACCGTGATTGGCGACGCCGTGAACCTGGGGGCCCGGCTCGAGTCCCTGAACAAGGACTACGGCACCCGGATCATCATCAGCGAGGCCACCCGTTCCCGCCTGAAGGGGCGGTATGATATCCATCCCCTCGGCGACGTGGTCGTAAAAGGCAAGAGTAAACCGGTCGCGATTTTTGAGGTCAAAACACCATGATGCGTTCAGTGATGTTCGGAATGGCGTTGGCTTGCTCGTCAGTGGGACTGGCCGAGGCCGGTCCGAACGTAGGGGCGCACTTTAGTGCGCCCGACGGTCAGCTCGGACAGATCACCAGGGGCGTCGAGGTCGCCAAGAAGGCGAACGAGGTTCGCGACCTGGCGATGACCGACGCCGAAGAGGCCGAGCTCGGCGCCAACGTCAGCGAGCGGATTCGCACCCGCTACGGCGTGGTGCAGGACGCGGCCGTGCATCGCTACCTGGCCCTGGTCGGCACGACCCTGGCCCAGGGCAGCACGCGGCCGGCGCTGCCGTGGACCTTCATCGTGCTCGACACCGACGGCGTCAACGCGTTTGCCGCGCCGGGCGGCTACGTGCACATCACGCGCGGGGCGTTGGCGTTGATCAAGAACGAGGCCGAACTGGCCGGCGTGCTGGGACACGAGATCATCCACATCACCGAGAAGCACACCATTCGCGCCATCCAGAAGAGCAAGGCGGTGCAGATGGGCGCCGCCGAAACCCTCTCGGGATCCTCCGGATTGATGGAGCGGGCCGTCACCGCCACCTACGACAACATCGTCGAACGCGGCTTCGGCCGCGCTGAAGAGAACGAGTCTGACGAGATGGGCGTGACGCTGGCCAACAAGATCGGCTACGCGCCGAACGGCCTCAACGGCTTCCTGACGACACTGAAGGATCGGAACAAGGCGTCAACCGAGAAGCGCGGCTTGTTCGCGTCGCATCCAGAGATGCAGGATCGCCTCGACCGCATCACCAAGCTGATCGCGTCGAGGAAACTGACGGCGACGGCGACCGTGCAACCGCGCTATGCCAAGAACATCACCTACACGCCGGTGGCCGTGACGGCCATTGCCACCGTCGATCCGGGCGCGGCCGGATTGACGGGCGGCGACAAGAAGGCCGAAGAGGCGAAGGCGGCAGAGAAGAAGGAAGCCGAGGAACCCAAGAAGCGGGGGTTCGGGCTGAGCCGCATGCTGCCGACTGGCGGCGGCGAGAAGAAGTCGGCACAGGTCACCGCCTCGGGCGGCGCGCGAGGAGTGGACCCCGAGAAGGACTCGAAGGGCGGCTCGAACCCGAAGGTGGTTCCGGTCAAGCTCGTCGCGGCTGACATTGCCGCGTTCAAGAAAGACGGAGGCCTGCCGTAGGCCGCTACGTCCGCGGCCGGCTGCAGTTCGCGGCCTGGCTGCTGATCGGGTACGTCCTGCTCGAGGTCGCGGCCCGCCAGGGGCTGGGCGACGTCGCCTGGTTGTCGGCGATTGCCCGGCTCCTCCTGGTGCTGGCGGTGGTCACGGCCGCCGTCGCCCTGGCCGCCAACAAGTGGCGTGACGATCGGCCGAGCGATCGCTTCCCGGGGATCGTGCAGGACGTCGCCGTGATCGCGCTGTTCATGGCGATCGGGACGATGCTGCTGCGCGAGCAACTCCTCGCCACCTCCGCCGTCGGCGCGGTCGTGGTCGGCTTCGCGCTGCAAGACACGCTGGGCAACCTGTTTGCCGGCCTCGCCATTCAGATCGAGAAGCCGTTTCGTGTCGGCCACTGGATCCGCGTGGGCGAACGCGAGGGACAGGTGCAGGAAGTGACGTGGCGCGCCACCAAGCTGCGCACGAAGGACGGCGAGTTCCTGATCGTGCCCAACAGCCTGATGGCGAAGGACCCGGTCCTGAACTACTCGGAACCGTCGGTTGCGAACATCGTCAGCGTCGAGGTCGGGACCGGCTACGAGACGCCGCCGAACGACGCCAAGCGCGCGATTCTCGAGGCCATCGACAACGCGCCGCTGGCCCTGAAGGCGCCGGCGCCGCAGGTGCTGGTGCGGGGCTTTGGTGCGTCAGCCGTCGAATACCAGGCCTTGTTCTGGGTTGACGACTACGGCAAAGAGCGTGAGGCCAGGGACCAGGTGCGGGTCAACCTCTGGTACACGCTGCGGCGGCACGGCATCGAGATTCCGTGGCCGATCCAGATCGAGTACTCACGTGAGGAGAAGCCGGCGCGAACCGAGGAGCAGTTGCTCGAGGCCGCCGAGGGGCTGGGCCGCGTCGACTTGTTTGCCACCCAAAGCGCTGAAGCGCGCCATCGGCTGGCGGCCGCATCGAGGCCGAGACTGTTCGCGGCCGGCGAGGCGGTGGTGAGGCAAGGCGCGGCGGGCGATTCGATGTTCGTCGTGCTGGGCGGCGCCGCGCGGGTCACGCTCGAGCCGTCGGGCCAGGAGATCGCGGTGCTTCCGGCTGGCGGGTTCTTTGGCGAGATGTCGATGCTGACCGGCGATCGCCGCACCGCGACGGTGCGGGCGATCGAGGATGTGCGGGCCCTGGAGATTTCAGCGGCGGACTTTCGAGAGCTGGCGGTGGCCGACCCGGCGCTGCTCGATCACATCTCCAGCGTCGTCACGGCGCGCCGCACCGGCCTGGACGAAGCGCGCGCGTCAGCCGCGTCGGCCGGCCCCCCTGAAGCGAAGCAGACGTTCGTGGCGCGGATGCGCAAGTTTCTTCACGTATAGCTACTCAGCCCAAATCAAGACGCGTCCTTCCGTGGGGTGATCGAGGTCGAGCACAATTCCTGGTCCCCGCCGCTCGAGATCCTCCACTCTCAGCCGCACGCGTTCGTCGTCGAACCCGCTGGCGTACGAGCTGAAGGCAATCGGCCCGGACTTCAGCCGCAGCAACCAGAACGGCACGGCCATCTTCACCATGCGCCCCTCGCCGTCATCGAACGCGATGATGTGGAGCGTGGTGAGCTTGACCGACGAGGCGGTGGTCGCCTGGTTGGTAGTGACGTTGCCGCGGTCGCCGTTGACGAACTCGATCAGTGGCCGCTGTCCGGGGAACTTCGCTCGCACCTCGTCAAAGGCCCTGGCCGCCTCCGGCGCCGGAGTTTCGACGAACTCCATGTTCGAGGTGACCCAGTAGGCAGTGAAGGCGGCGCCGCCCACGGCCATGACAAAGAGGAACGCGAAAACGCCGAGCAGGATCCACAGCCAGGTGCGTTTGGGCTTGCGCGGTTCGACATAGGCATCGGTCATAGCGTCAGCTCCGTTCCGGCGCCGGTTTCCACGGCGCGCCGCAACACCAGGTCGGCGGCGACGACATCCTCCACCGCCATGCCCAGCGACTTGAATACCGTCACGTCGGCATCGCTCGTGCGGCCGTTCACGCGACCGAGCACGACCTCGCCGAGCTCGCCGCAAATGTGCGTGGCGCTGAACAATCCGGAGGCGATGCCCATCACGATATCGCCCGACTCGACGACCGCAGCGGCCCGCGAGTCGACAAAGAGCCGCGCGCGCGCGACCAGGGCCGGGTCCATCTCGCGCTGGGTGGGACGGCAGGCGCCGACCGACACCACGTGAGCGCCGGCGCCAACCCACTCGTTCTGGATCACCGGCGTTTCCGACGAAGTGACGAGCACGATGAGGTCGGCTTCCCGGACGGCGGCTTCGGCCGTGTTGGTCGCGCGCACCGGCACGGGGACGTGGCCCGTCATCTCGCCGACGAACCGCTCGCGGCTGGCGGCTTTCGGCGACCAGACCCGAACCTCTTTCAGCTGCCGGACCTCGGCGAACGCCTCCAGGTGGCTGCGCGCCTGCACGCCGCTGCCGATGATCGCCAGCGTCGCGGCGTCGCGCCTGGCGAGAAACCGCGCGGACACTGCGGACACCGCGGCGGTCCGGGCCTCGGTGATGTAGCGGCCGTCCATCAGCGCCTGCAGCGAGCCGGTCTCCGGATCGAGCAGCAGGATCGTCGCCAGGTGGGAGGGCAGTTGCTTCGACGGGTTGTCACTGAACACCGTCACCAGCTTGGCGCCGAGGCTGCCCGGGTTCGGCACGTATGCCGGCATCAATCCGAAGTACGCCTTCGTCGGGCCGACGGTCAACACCGACCTGACCGGCTGCAACACCTCGCCGGCCGAGAAGCGCGCGAGCGCCGCCTCCATGGCGGCGATTAGGTCGCTCATGGGCAAGAGCGACTGGACTTGCTGTTCGGTCAGGAGGCGAAAACGTTGGGCCATGGCCACAGATTAAACACCGAAGGGCCACAGATTAGACACAGATTAGACACCGATTAGAAAGTTAACAGCCGACCGGATCGTGTTGGCGTGAATGGTCACGATGGCGTCGATGTCGGAAGCGTAGCCGCCGCTCATGGAGATGGCAAGCGGCAAGCCGGCGGCCCGGCAGGCGCCCATCACTATTTCGTCGCGCTGGCGGAGGCCGTCGATGGTGAGCTTGAGCCGTCCCAGCCGATCCCCTTCATACGGATCCGCGCCCGCAAGATAGAAGACGAAATCCGGTTGATGGCTGTTCAACACCGACGGGAGGTGCGCCTGCAGCAACTCCAGATACTCCACGTCACCCGTGCCGTCGGCGAGCGGCACGTCGAGGTCGCTCACTTCCTTCCGGAACGGGAAGTTCTGGGCGCCGTGCATCGAGAACGTGAACACCGATGGATCGCCGGTAAAGATCGCGGCGCTGCCGTTGCCCTGGTGCACGTCGAGATCGACGATCGCGATGCGGCGGGCATGGTGGTCGCGCTGCAAGACGCGTGACGCGACGGCGACGTCATTGAACACGCAGAAGCCCTCGCCGCGATCGGCAAACGCGTGGTGCGTGCCGCCGGCGAGGTTGGCGGCGGTGCCGTCATCAAGCGCCGCCCGCGCCGCGGCGATGGTCGCGCCAACGGAGCGGCGGGCGCGCTCGACCATCTGCGGCGACCACGGGAAGCCGATGCGCCGCTGGATGTCCGGTGGCACGGTGCCATTCGCGACGGCATCCACGTAGGCCGCGTCGTGCACCAGCCGCAGGTCGTCCCAATCGGCAGCCGGCGCCTCGTGCAGTCGATCGGCCGCGATGATGCCTTCGGCCAGGATGCGTTCGCGCAAGCGCGAGTACTTCGCCATGGGGAACTTGTGGCCGTCAGGCAGCGGCAGGACGAAGTGGTCGGAGTAGAACGCGCGCATACAGGCGACTAACGATATCAACGTTCAATCCCGATGGTTCAATCCCGATGGTTCAACCACAATGGTTCTCAGAACCCTCGTGCTGGAACCCTCGTGCTAGAACCCCCGTGTTTGAACCCCCGCGTTTGAACCTCCGTGTTTGAACCTCCGTGTTTGAACCCCCCGTGTTTGAATCCCCGTGTTTGAACCCTCGTGTTTGAACCCTCGTGTTTGCACCCCCGTGTTTGCACCCCCGCGTTTGAACCTCCGTGTTTGAACCCTCGTGCTAGAACCCCCGTGATTGAACCCCCGTGTTTGAACCCCTGTGTTTGAACCCCTGTGTTTGAACCTTGGGATAAACTCTCGTCGTTGATTCATCGCATTAAGACCATCGACTCGCACACGGCCGGCGAGCCGCTCCGCCTGGTCATCGACGGCCTTCCCAGCCCGGAAGGCCGCACCATGCTCGACAAGCGCGCGTGGGCCACCAAGCGGCTCGACCACCTGCGCAAGGCGATCATGCTCGAGCCGCGCGGGCACACCGACATGTACGGCGCGCTGCTGACCGAGCCGGTCACGCGCGATGGCCATGCCGGGATCCTGTTCATGCACAACGAAGGCTGGAGCACGATGTGCGGTCACGGCATTATTGCCGTCAGCACGATTGCCATCGAGCGCGGGCTGATCTGGTCACAGCAGGAAGGCCGGCCGTCGACCGTGCAGTTGCGCTACGACACCCCGGCCGGACGCGTCGAAGCGCGGGCCCAAGTGAGCTATCGCGGCGACGCCGTCCGCGTCGAGTCCGTCGCCTTCCGCAACGTACCCTCGTTCGTGTTCGAGCCGTCGCTGCTGGTGCCGGTCGGCGGCCGCAAGATCCCGGTTGATGTCGCCTTCGGCGGCGCGTTCTACGCGATTGTCGATGCCGAAGCCGCCGGCGTGCCGATTGATGCTGCGCACCTGCCCGAGCTGCGCAAGCTGGGCATGGTGATCGCGCGCGAGGTGGAGAAGTTGCGCCAGGTCGTGCACCCCGACGATCCGGGCCTGGCCGGCATCTACGGCACCATCTTCACCGCGCCCGCGCAGCTGCCCGACGCCCACCTGCGCAACGTCACGGTCTTCGCCGACGCCGAGGTCGATCGCTCACCGTGCGGGACCGGTACCGCGGCGGTGATGGCCGTGCTGAACGACATGGGCCTGCTCCTGGACGATGTGCCGTTCATTCACGAGAGCATTGTCGGCACGACGTTCACGGGACGCGTCGCCGAGCGGCTGCAGGTCGGCGAGCGGCCGGCGATTGTTCCCGAGATCGAGGGCTCGGCGTGGATTACCGGCGAGCACACGTTCCTGATCGATGGGGATGATCCGTTGAAGGCGGGATTCAGGTTGTAGCAGAAAGCCGGTGGGGCAGGTCGGGCGGGTTGGCAGGTGGGGCAGCACTAAAGTGCTGCCCTCCTGGCACTCCTTGACTGCGGCCCTCCTGGCACTACTTCAAGGCGGCGATCTTGTCGAAATCCATCTGCGACGCGAACTCGTGCAGCACCTTGGTGTCGGCGAGGTCGCTGCCCTCGAGCGACACCATGAAGCGCTTGTTGACGAAGATGTTCAGCTCGCCGCGCTTTGAGCCGTTGTCGAACTTCTCGAATCCGGGATTACCGCCGATCGAGATCGACTTTTCGTAGCCGTCGCCGGTTTCGCGGCTGTAGCCGGACGCCAGGAACATCGACCACGGCGCGATCAGCATTTGCGCGTAGCCGGTGTCGATTACGCGCAACTCGATCTCCGAATCGCCCTTCTTGTAGGTGGTCTCGACCTGCGAATACGCAATGGGCGACGTCATCCGCTCGGCGTCGGGTGCGTCCATCGTCCAGCCGCTGACCGACGGGAGCGTGGCCTTGAGCGCGTCGGTCGCGACCGGCTCGACCGGCTTGCCGTCCGCGCCGCCGCCAACGGCCGCGGCCATGCCTTGCATGGCCTTCGCCATGTCGGCCATGCCCTTGGCGGTGTCGCCGCCCTGCTGTTGGGCTTGCGTGATGGCCTCAGCGGCCTTGTTGATGTCTTCCGCTGCCTGCTCGGCTTGCTTCTCGGCGTCGGATTTGCCACAAGCGAACGAGGCGACCAGAGCAATTGCGATTACGAGTCTTGATGAATGCATTGCGTTTCCCCCTAGGCACCTTAGGCACCCCAGGCACCTTAGGCACCCTGTTCCTACCACCCTATCGCGAGTCCGTCTTTTCGTAGATCGGAGCCGCCAAGTAGAACGCCTGTTCGCGGGTCGATGAAAATCGCCTGGTAGCCGCCCATCTGCCCGCGGCCCTCGGCCACCGTGTGGCCTTTCGCCTCGAGCGCCTTGCGCACGTCGGCGCCAATGCCGCTTTCGAGCCCCAGCCGGCTGCCCATGTGCCGCATGCGGGCGGCATCGCCGGCTTCCTGCACGTGCATGCCGAAGTCCACGAAGTTGGCGACCACTTGCGCGTGCGCCTGCGCCTGGTTGTCGCCGCCCATCACGCCGAACGACACCCACGGCTTGCCGTCCTTCATGATCATTGCCGGCACCAGGGTGTGCAACGGCCGCTTGTGCGGGCCGATCTGGTTGGGATGCCCCGGCGTGAGCACGAAGCCGGAGCCGCGGTTGTGCAGGGTGATGCCGGTCTCGCCGGCCACGAATCCCGCGCCGAACGACCCGAACAGTGACTGGATGAACGAGACCACGTTGCCGTGGCTGTCGGCGGCCGCCAGGTAAATGGTGTCGCCGAGATCGCGGCCGGCAAAATCCTGCGTCGGTCGCCCTGCGCCGGCGGACGTGCCTGCCGCGTAGCTTTTCGCGGCCTTGGCCATGTCAATCTCCTTGCGCCGCGCCGCCGCGTACTCTTTCGACAGCAGCGTCTTCAGGATGTCCTTGGCCATGTGGTCGCGGTCGGCCAGGTAGGCGCCGCGATCCGCAAAGGCAATCCGCTTGGCTTCGGTGACGACGTGCAGGTAGTCGGCCGAGTTGTGGCCGAGCGCCTTGAGGTCGAACCCTTCCATGATGTTCAGCATCTCGAGCGCGACGAAGCCCTGCGTGCTGGGTGGCATTTCGAGCACGTCGTAGCCGCGATAGTTGGTGCCGATCGGCTCGACCCACTCGGCCTTGTGATCGGCGAAGTCCTTCATCTCGAGCAGGCCGTCGCGCGCCTTCAGGTCGGCGACGATCGCGCGGGCGAGCGCGCCCTTGTAGAACGCATCGCGGCCTTCCTTGGCGATCATCTCGAGGCTGCGTGCCAGGCGGGGGTTGGCGAAGATGTCGCCTTGCATCATCGGCCTGCCGGCCGGCAGGAAGGTGGCGGCTGTTGCCGGATCGCTCGCCAGGCGCTTCTCATTTGACTGCCACTCGCTGGCCATCAGTTCCGCCACAGGAAAGCCGTCGCGCGCGTGCGTGATGGCCGGCGCCAGGGCCTTGGCGATCGAGATGGTGCCGAACCGCGTCAGCAGCTGGTGCCAGCCTTCGACCACCCCCGGCACATCCACCGTCAACGGGCCGTTGCCCGGCATCTCCTTCAGTCCACGCTTCGCGAACTCTTCGGGCGTGGCGGCGTAGGCCGAGCGGCCGGTGGAGTCGAGCCCGTAGACCTTCTTCGTCTTCGCGTCGAAGACGAGCGCCAGCAGGTCGCCGCCAATGCCGTTCATGCTCGGCTCGATGACGGCAAGGACCGCGGCCGCCGTGACGGCGGCGTCGATGGCGTTGCCGCCATCCTGCAGCACCTTCAGGCCCGCGGCCGAGGCCAGCGACTGGCTGGTGGCAATCATGCCGTGGCGTCCCACCGCCGGCGAGCGGGTCCCGCGGAGGTTGCCCGACGGGCGGTCGCCAGGCTGAATCTGTTGTGCGGACGAGGTGGTCATGATCAGGAAGGCTCCGGTCAGAGCGAACAGAAGATTTCTCACAATGCCTCTACTTGAGGAAGTCGAGCAGCAGCCGATTCAACTCCGCGGGTTTATCGAGCATGATCCAGTGCCCGGCGCCGGTCACCTTCTCATAACGCCACGGACCGGACAGCCGCTCCGTCGATCGCGTCACCTGCTCTTCGGTGAGGAACGGATCGCCATCACCCCAGACGCCCATGGCGGGCATTGCCATTTTCGGCAGCGGGAACGCATTGGGCGCGGGCATCTGCGGCCGCACGTTGGCGCGATACCAGTTCAACGCGGCGGTCAACGCGCCTGGCCGGGCGAGATCCTTCAGATTGCGCTCCTGATCGCCCTGGCCGCGCGCGAATTGCTTGAAGAACGCCCAGTCGTTGGCCATCAAGGTCGCCTCGGCAATCCCTTCGAACTGAAAGAATAGGAAGTACCACGACTTCTCGCGCTGGGCCAGGGTGCTGGATCCCGAATTGCCAATGGCGCCCACCGACAACGCGGCGATGCGCTCCACGCGCGCCGGCTGCGTCATGGCCAGGAACCACGCCAGCGCCGCGCCCCAATCGTGACCGACCACGCGCGCCTGCTTCACGCCGAGCGCATCCAGGATGCCGATCACATCAGGCGCGATGACCTGCAGCCGGTAATCCTCAACGGCGGCCGGCTTCGGCGCGTCGCCGAACCCTCGCAGGTCGGGAGCGATGACCCGGAAGCCGGCATCGACCAGCGGCGTGATCTGGTGGCGCCACAGGAATCGCGAATCGGGAAAGCCGTGCAGAAGAAGCACGGCGGGACCGGTGCCGTGATCGATCACCGGGAACGCCATGCCGTTCGCGGTGATGGTTTGGGTGATGGCGTTGAGGTCCAGCGCGCCTTCCGGCTGCCGGGCTTCAGCTGGTGAGGCGGCCGCAAGGCACACCGCGCAGAGCACCGAGACGGCAAAGAAGTTCACAGGGGCATTCTACCCCCCGGGAGTGCGCACTCGTATACTGGATGCATGGCCATTCGTGACCGGGTTGCTCGTCTCCTTGACGAGATGCCGCGTGAAGCGCAATTCCCCTCACAAGGCGCCACCCTGTTCGTTGACCTCGAGCGTCGCGAGCTGCACACCGCGTTCACGCCGCTGGCGGTGACGCGCACCGTGCTCGGCGGCCGCGGCGCCAACATGTACTACCTCCACCGGCTGCTCGACGAAACGCTGACGCCGCTCGATCCCGGTATCCCGCTGATCTTCGGCTCTGGCCTGTTGACCGGACTCGTGCCCAGCGCCGCGCGTGGCAACTGCACGTCGTGGTCGCCGGAGTCGGGGGTCCTGCTCGACTCCAACGCCGGCGACTACTTCCCGTCGTTCCTCCGCATGAACGGTTTCGATCACCTCGTTCTCTACGGCCAGGCGGCGGCCTGGACGATGGTGATGATTCGCGAGGGTGTGGTGACGTTCGAGGATGCCGCGCCGTATGTCGGCATGGACAACCTCGACCTGCGCGAGGCCGTGGCGCGAGACGTCGGCGGCAAGTGGGCCCGCAACATGGCGATGGTGAACATTACCCGCGCCGGCGAGAATCAGGTACTGACCAGCGGGATCATGGGCGGCCCGAAAGCAATCTACGCCCGCGGCGGCCCCGGCGCCAAGATGGGCGCGCTGCGGTTGAAGGGCATTGTCACGGTGGCGCAGACGCGCGAGTTCGTCACCGCACAACCGTACAAGCCCTATAACCGGACCATTGCGCAGAAGCTGCTGGCGACGTCGGTGGTCAAGAATGCGCTGTCGAAGACCGGCACGCCGTTTCTGTACAAGCCCAGCCGGCTGCTCGGCGCGATGGGCACGAAGAACAACCAGGAAACGACCTGGACCGACGGGCTCGACGCCGAGCATTTCGATGCATATCGCCCCGGAATGGAGGGCTGCTTCCGCTGCCCGGTGAACTGCCGGCCGCTGAACGACCTGCACAGCGAGTCGCCCGACAAGTACGACCAGGGCGATGGTCCGGAGTACGTGACGCTCGGCAAGTTCGGTCCCAACCTCGGCATCGACAGCGTCGTCTCGGTAATTCGCCTGAACAACATCTGTAACGACCTGGGGCTCGATACGGCCTCGACCGGATCAGCCCTCGCCTGGGCGTTCGAGTTGTTCCAGCGCGGCATCATCACGACGGCACACACCGGCGGCATCCCGCTCACCTGGGGTGACGCGGACACGATCGAGAAGCTGCTGTTCATGATGGCGGCGCGCGAGGGCTTTGGCGCGGCGCTGGCCGACAGCACGCGCGCGGTGGAGCAGGGGCATTACCCGGCCGAGGCGTTGAAGTACCGGATGGCCGTGAAGGGCCTGGGTCAGAGCGATCCGCACGATGCGCGCATCCTGAAGGCGTTCGCGCTGGGCCTGGCCGTGGCGACGCGCGGCATGGATCACCTGCGCAATCGCGCCACGCTCGAGATCAACGCCCGCATCAACGACAACCCGGCCTTCAAGTCGGAGTTGTATGGCGGGGCGGTGAGCGCTGAGCCCAACAGCTACGTGGACAAGGAACGCGCCGTGCGCGCCTGCGAGAACATCTACGCGGTGGGCGATTCCGTCGGCATGTGCCGCTTCACGACCAAGCTGTTCAATAGCCCGTCGTTGCCTGGCATCCAGGAGTTCCGCGAGCAGCTCGCGAATGTCACCGGGCTGGTGTTCACGGACGAGGCGCTCGAGCAGTGCGGCTTGAACGTGATGGGCGTGGAACGCCTAATCAACCATCGCCTCGGCGTGCGCCGCAAGGATGACACGCTGCCGGATCGCTGGTTCGACGAGCCGAATCCCGACGGCCCCTACAAGGGCGAGAAGATCGATCGCCAGGAGTTCGACGCCATGCTGTCGCGCTTCTACGCGATTTCGCGGCTCACAAGCGAGGGCGCGCCCGAGGATGCGTGGCGCAAGGAACTGGTGGGCGCCCTTGGTGGTGACCGTTAACTTTCCGGCGGCGCTGCAACCCATTGCCGGCGGCACGTCACTCGTCGTCCACGAGAGCGTGTCGACGGTCGGCCAACTGCTGCAGGCGCTCGAACGCCTGGCCCCGGGACTAGGCGAGCAACTCGATGATCCCCTCTATAACTTCGCCGTAAATGACGAGCTACTGCTGCACGCGGTCGACCAGAGGCCGATTGCCGATGGCGATGTCGTCGAAGTGATTCCGACGATGGCTGGTGGCTGACTCGGGCACCTATCTCGGACAACGAACTGTACGAGGAGGAGGGCGCTGATGGATGAGGGCGCCTTCGACCGCAATCGT
This portion of the Acidobacteriota bacterium genome encodes:
- the ggt gene encoding gamma-glutamyltransferase — protein: MTTSSAQQIQPGDRPSGNLRGTRSPAVGRHGMIATSQSLASAAGLKVLQDGGNAIDAAVTAAAVLAVIEPSMNGIGGDLLALVFDAKTKKVYGLDSTGRSAYAATPEEFAKRGLKEMPGNGPLTVDVPGVVEGWHQLLTRFGTISIAKALAPAITHARDGFPVAELMASEWQSNEKRLASDPATAATFLPAGRPMMQGDIFANPRLARSLEMIAKEGRDAFYKGALARAIVADLKARDGLLEMKDFADHKAEWVEPIGTNYRGYDVLEMPPSTQGFVALEMLNIMEGFDLKALGHNSADYLHVVTEAKRIAFADRGAYLADRDHMAKDILKTLLSKEYAAARRKEIDMAKAAKSYAAGTSAGAGRPTQDFAGRDLGDTIYLAAADSHGNVVSFIQSLFGSFGAGFVAGETGITLHNRGSGFVLTPGHPNQIGPHKRPLHTLVPAMIMKDGKPWVSFGVMGGDNQAQAHAQVVANFVDFGMHVQEAGDAARMRHMGSRLGLESGIGADVRKALEAKGHTVAEGRGQMGGYQAIFIDPRTGVLLGGSDLRKDGLAIGW
- a CDS encoding alpha/beta hydrolase, with the translated sequence MNFFAVSVLCAVCLAAASPAEARQPEGALDLNAITQTITANGMAFPVIDHGTGPAVLLLHGFPDSRFLWRHQITPLVDAGFRVIAPDLRGFGDAPKPAAVEDYRLQVIAPDVIGILDALGVKQARVVGHDWGAALAWFLAMTQPARVERIAALSVGAIGNSGSSTLAQREKSWYFLFFQFEGIAEATLMANDWAFFKQFARGQGDQERNLKDLARPGALTAALNWYRANVRPQMPAPNAFPLPKMAMPAMGVWGDGDPFLTEEQVTRSTERLSGPWRYEKVTGAGHWIMLDKPAELNRLLLDFLK
- a CDS encoding aldehyde ferredoxin oxidoreductase C-terminal domain-containing protein; translation: MAIRDRVARLLDEMPREAQFPSQGATLFVDLERRELHTAFTPLAVTRTVLGGRGANMYYLHRLLDETLTPLDPGIPLIFGSGLLTGLVPSAARGNCTSWSPESGVLLDSNAGDYFPSFLRMNGFDHLVLYGQAAAWTMVMIREGVVTFEDAAPYVGMDNLDLREAVARDVGGKWARNMAMVNITRAGENQVLTSGIMGGPKAIYARGGPGAKMGALRLKGIVTVAQTREFVTAQPYKPYNRTIAQKLLATSVVKNALSKTGTPFLYKPSRLLGAMGTKNNQETTWTDGLDAEHFDAYRPGMEGCFRCPVNCRPLNDLHSESPDKYDQGDGPEYVTLGKFGPNLGIDSVVSVIRLNNICNDLGLDTASTGSALAWAFELFQRGIITTAHTGGIPLTWGDADTIEKLLFMMAAREGFGAALADSTRAVEQGHYPAEALKYRMAVKGLGQSDPHDARILKAFALGLAVATRGMDHLRNRATLEINARINDNPAFKSELYGGAVSAEPNSYVDKERAVRACENIYAVGDSVGMCRFTTKLFNSPSLPGIQEFREQLANVTGLVFTDEALEQCGLNVMGVERLINHRLGVRRKDDTLPDRWFDEPNPDGPYKGEKIDRQEFDAMLSRFYAISRLTSEGAPEDAWRKELVGALGGDR
- a CDS encoding MoaD/ThiS family protein is translated as MVTVNFPAALQPIAGGTSLVVHESVSTVGQLLQALERLAPGLGEQLDDPLYNFAVNDELLLHAVDQRPIADGDVVEVIPTMAGG